The stretch of DNA TGGCTCATAAACTGCGCAGCCCCGGGCATGCCGAACTGGCTATCGGTTCCGTAACCGAGCATGGTAAGACATTCCTCAACAAAGTGCTCGTCCGCGGACTTAGTGTTAGTGACGACTATATCGAGGAAGAAAAGAGGCGGCAGCTCGTTGAAATCAAAAGGCGTGCCAATTCCATCCGCCTGGTGAAGCCAAAGGTACCGCTAACCGGCAAAACGGTCATTCTTACCGATGACGGTGTGGCCACCGGAGCCACGGTACAGGCAGCAATATGGTCGGTTAGACTGGAAAACCCGGCGAGATTGATCGTCGCGCTACCGGTGGGGCCTAAAGAGACAATCGCTAATCTATCAGTAGATGTCGATGAAGTCGTAT from Dehalococcoidales bacterium encodes:
- a CDS encoding phosphoribosyltransferase family protein — its product is MTIRIISRSNELFQDRQEAGRLLASELRQFISDNTVVIGIPRGGVIVAYEIARELKVEFDIVLAHKLRSPGHAELAIGSVTEHGKTFLNKVLVRGLSVSDDYIEEEKRRQLVEIKRRANSIRLVKPKVPLTGKTVILTDDGVATGATVQAAIWSVRLENPARLIVALPVGPKETIANLSVDVDEVVCLRAPEDFAAVGQFYLRYTPVDDDAVLKIMGQQSR